The Osmia lignaria lignaria isolate PbOS001 chromosome 3, iyOsmLign1, whole genome shotgun sequence genome includes the window CTTCCACCCGAAATCGGGGGTCAAAGTCCCCCCTTTGAAGTTTTTCGCTAATCAGCAGGTGGTGGCTCAGGGGACCATCCCCTAACTGCATAGTTCTCATTGATGGCTAATCAGCACCGCTATATCGCGCCGCCTTAATTTAGTGCTTTCcactaaattattaatattcttgtttCTTTATACTAACAATATATGTATGATTTCAGGTCTCCGCTGGAGGACAAGCAGTCTCTTCTCAGCCCGGTCAGGTTGTCTTAGCAAAATCTCCCCTGCAAACGCGAGTAATTCCAGTCGTATCTGCTGCTTTGAAGCAAACGATTCAAGTTGTGACAGCAAGCAGTGCTCAATTGCGACAAGCTACACCTACTCAAGGAAAACCCGTTGTTACGACTGCGAGAGGCAGTCCTGGACCTAGTCAAGTCAGATTACAAACCATTACTCATCCTGTTCATCCTCAGCAAGTACAACAaccgcaacagcaacagcaaacTCAACCAGATGCTCAACCAAAGTAAATATATCTCAAAAGACGCACTCGGATCGATTTAGCATTAGgaacaattttatttcgaattcaGGTGGTTTGAATAAAGGGAAACGGAAATCATCGTTCAATTTTGGGGCCTCTTAAAATAGTGACAACATTCCAAAAGGTATTGCAGGTAATTTAACCGCAATCAGTTCGATGTTGTAACCATATTTCGGTTCAAACAATACAACTGCAATATTTATGCAAAAATCAATACTATTTCACCCGCATGCGACAATGCTAGTTTCTTTTGTACTTCGATTTTATTCAGGAAAAGTGATTATTATTGCATAAGTATTGAATTATCTTGGTTTTACTGTGGtagtttttctttcaaaatttgcTGGCCGAATTTGTATATATATCATTACTCACTAAAAATATTGTTACGCATTATTCATTTCGGAGAATTTCGGgtagtattattataattttattatgacGTTGTTTGTTTTAAACACTCGGAACATCGACGACGATTATGAAATTGACGCTGctcattatttcaatttcatcaaATCTGGAGCCCATTCGAAACGAATGCTTTGCATTTTAGTACCTAATCGAGGATTCTGACAAAATAGGTTTCTTGTGTCAGGTGCAGTGCAATTTTCTTTATGCGATAGATGTGTATCTATCTTTCAACTTTAATATACAGGGTATCTCCCGGAAatgggggttgctggggtgattctgaacaacattttcctttaccaaaatgttggttgaagcttcgtttttaaattattaacgaaaaacactggccaatcagagcgcgcctttagcgcgggccgaaccacgagagcgttggctttcggccgcgctcggtcgtggtcgtgaacaatcGCATTAGCACAGCGTGGGTATCAAGGTAAGCGCTTAAGTATGAATAACtgctaaatttttatttttgatatttttatttaacattttatttaatataatcctattgcatgtgataaaaaaaatatatatatattcaaatccccatttggggatcgtggtagcaaatgggttaaGAACAACgtggaattattcgttattcgtGAATAATGAATGCGTTTGTGTCAATGCGTTTATTCACGATCATGACCGAACGTGGCCGAAAGCCAACACACTCGTgcttcggcccgcgctaaaggcgcgctctgattggccagtgtttttcgttaataactcaaaaacgaagcttcaaacgacattttggtaaaggaaaatgttgttcagaatcagcCCACcaaccccccatttccgggagttacaggAATTACGGGATACCCTGTATTACTTCACGAGAAACGAATATTTTATGAAAGACATCTCTAACGATGCTCCATCGCGCATTGAGACCGTATTTTTTCTTCGGTTTTGTAAGAACtaataagaaagaaatttaGCCTCGAGAAATACGCTTAACTTGTCGATACACATGAGTAGAAAGAAAATCATGAATCTACGACTGTATATGTATCTATAGTTACCTGTAGGATTtaaaatttcgttcgataatacGATGTTTATACTAGGCTCTTTATCGAATTGTGTAAGATTGtactaataatatatatataaatataaatatgtataattcgTGTATTATAGACGCTAAAATAAACAAACTCGTAAGGAATCTATGCGTTTTACGCATAGTCTGTATATTCGGCTTACTGGAGTCATTAACGAGCAGTTAATTCTATAGACATTAATTAAACTCTTACAGAATGTTTTCTTTCCGTACATTCTAGTCAGCAATTACTGTATCGACAGATATTTTTATTCTCATTTAATTGTGTACTATCATTCTCTGATGTATTCATTAATAGTACtgataaatgatatttttcttttatgctGCGTCCATTTGCTAAGTCATTACTGGTTGTGCTGATAATTATTGACTTACTCGATAAACCATTAGATACACcatgtataatttatataatttatcttTTGAGAAATGCGCGTCATGTATCTGACGCAAtgatttgtttctttatttaaaagaaaataagtataCTGTAAAAATATTCAATCACCAAGATATCTGTAACTTGAGATTAATCTCCACTGAATAAGTATTACACAGAATATTTGTCAATCATAGTTATATAATTGTACATGTCCAGCAGAACTTATATCAGTGACACATAGGAACTAGTAACATAAAGTTCTAAACTATGGCAGTGTTAACTTCCTTTCTTTTGAATTTTGGCTTTACAGTGGTCGCTCTTTTAGCGATTCTCGTTCTTTATGTGAAATATAAACGAAGTTATTGGAAAAGACGAGGGGTGACTTCTGTACCGGGTCACTGGTTTTTCGGCAATGTAAAAGAGGCTGCATTACAGAAGAAAAGTTTTGCAAATGTGTTCGGTGAATTGTATCAGCAAGCCTCAGAGAAGGACGTCGTTCTgggattttatatttttcataaaccCTTTCTGTTAGTGAAAAGTCCGGAACTGATTAAACAGATTCTAATCAAGGACTTTAATATTTTCCCAAATCGTTATTTCTCTGCTCGCTCGTTCCACGATGAAATCGGTAACACAAATCTCTTTACCATTCAGAACCCTCCATGGAAACATCTCAGGTGCgtttaaaatcattattaaaacTATCTCTTATTGATAGGAATACTTTCTTGTTTCAGGACCAAGCTTTCACCTATATTCACCAGTTTAAAACTAAAGAAACTTTTCTATTTGGTAGTGGAAAATTCTGAATCAATGAGCAAATATTTAGAGGATCAGTTTTCAAATGGTACAAAAACAAAAAGTATCCTTTTAAGAGATGTTACCTTAAGATATACGACTGATATCATATCAAATATTGCTTTTGGAGTTCAAGTGAATTCTTTTAATCCTGATAATACAGAATTCTTTGAAAAAGGTatctttgtaaaaatatttacaagttTACTTATtcctctttgagataatctgATACttacgtttcttctttctttaaaaGTTCAAGAAGGACTAAATTTTTCCATCAAGCGAGGCATACAATTTGCCACAATGTTCTTCTTCCCATCGGTTGCACCATTTGTGGGTGCTCAAATGTTAGGCTCATCTACTGATTACTTCCGCAAAGTATTTTGGGATTCCATGGATGCTAGAGAGTTAAGCAAAGTTAAACGAGGAGACTTGATTGATTTATTAGTAGAActaaagaatgaaaaacaaGACAACGAAGAATTCAGTCAGTGAGAAATAGTTGACACTATATTCATTCCACTGTATCATCttgtttatttgtaaaatatttatagaatttacGGGTGATGCACTGGTGAGCCAATCGGCTATTTTTTTCATTGCTGCTCGTGAATCTAGTGTATCCACTATTTGCTTCACCCTTGCTGAACTTGCAAAGCATCCGGAGATTCAGAAACGAACGAGAGCAGAAATTTTAGAGAAGTTAGCAGAACATGGAATGACGTATGAGGGTGTTCTGAGCATGAAATATCTTTATCAAGTAATTTCAGAAACTCTGAGACTATATCCACCAGCTCCGATCCTTGATCGAGttccaattaaaaattacaaggtAATATCTTTTCACTGAAATGCTTTTTCCCTGT containing:
- the LOC117605223 gene encoding cytochrome P450 6k1, which encodes MAVLTSFLLNFGFTVVALLAILVLYVKYKRSYWKRRGVTSVPGHWFFGNVKEAALQKKSFANVFGELYQQASEKDVVLGFYIFHKPFLLVKSPELIKQILIKDFNIFPNRYFSARSFHDEIGNTNLFTIQNPPWKHLRTKLSPIFTSLKLKKLFYLVVENSESMSKYLEDQFSNGTKTKSILLRDVTLRYTTDIISNIAFGVQVNSFNPDNTEFFEKVQEGLNFSIKRGIQFATMFFFPSVAPFVGAQMLGSSTDYFRKVFWDSMDARELSKVKRGDLIDLLVELKNEKQDNEEFKFTGDALVSQSAIFFIAARESSVSTICFTLAELAKHPEIQKRTRAEILEKLAEHGMTYEGVLSMKYLYQVISETLRLYPPAPILDRVPIKNYKIPGSNIVIEKGTPVYITLTGLQRDPKYYRDPLTFNPDRYNEENKDEISQCTYIPFGDGPRVCVGTRLGQLQSAIGVLTIIKDYEVSFDSTCNCEIDNRNVFLSPVDEFNLKLTKL